One Gimesia chilikensis DNA segment encodes these proteins:
- a CDS encoding tetratricopeptide repeat protein, translating into MIINPVPALFAEEQLLRKRLTILIAIFCLFFLIWIFSSRSSQPDPAQADEIIQTAERLLADQQRPEAIDMLLNLLVVAPDNQKATFLLGHCYYQQKNYEQAANQFGSILPESEYYQPALLNSAKACLKSARMEQAEQALKQFLHNAPASPSVITELQWLYFNQFRVREAKRLLSEALPLSENPYPLLYHLLQIEYFPPIAQESISLLKRINDAEPGQASIVLALGYCYWKLGQTDRARELIEQSLAINPRRLETILTAADFYLETGDLEKSQKLLQPEKDYPTELQQQLQQDDRWHFLKSRLHFQNDDLHQSLEEIQLALKLNPSEIKYLQHRGSVYQASGEYESAQKQFQQTKKMARSYQELYKFVASGALDKPSKEDCQQIAAHLETLGKTQQALLWKKIAASI; encoded by the coding sequence TTGATAATTAATCCAGTTCCAGCTTTATTTGCAGAAGAGCAACTCTTGCGGAAACGACTTACTATACTGATCGCTATCTTTTGCCTGTTCTTTTTGATCTGGATATTCTCCTCGAGAAGTTCACAGCCTGATCCAGCTCAGGCAGATGAAATTATTCAGACCGCAGAGCGTCTGCTTGCTGACCAACAGCGGCCGGAAGCCATAGATATGCTTCTGAATCTGCTGGTAGTCGCTCCAGATAATCAAAAAGCCACATTTCTACTGGGCCATTGTTACTATCAGCAGAAAAACTACGAGCAGGCAGCCAATCAGTTTGGAAGTATTTTACCTGAGTCTGAGTATTATCAGCCAGCCTTATTGAATTCTGCAAAAGCATGTCTGAAATCGGCCAGAATGGAGCAGGCAGAGCAAGCACTCAAACAGTTTCTGCACAACGCACCCGCATCCCCATCAGTAATCACTGAATTACAATGGCTTTATTTTAACCAGTTCAGAGTAAGAGAAGCGAAAAGGCTATTGAGTGAAGCATTGCCGCTCTCCGAAAATCCGTATCCTTTACTTTACCATTTATTACAAATCGAATATTTTCCTCCTATCGCCCAGGAATCAATCAGTCTGCTGAAACGCATCAACGATGCAGAACCGGGACAGGCTTCGATCGTACTTGCACTGGGCTACTGCTACTGGAAACTGGGCCAGACTGACCGGGCCCGCGAGTTGATCGAGCAGTCACTGGCTATCAATCCAAGACGACTGGAAACGATTCTCACAGCAGCTGACTTTTACCTGGAAACTGGTGATCTGGAAAAAAGTCAAAAGCTGCTACAACCAGAAAAAGACTATCCAACTGAACTCCAGCAGCAATTACAGCAGGACGACCGCTGGCACTTTCTGAAAAGTCGTCTCCACTTTCAAAACGATGACCTGCACCAGTCGCTGGAAGAAATACAGCTGGCACTCAAGCTTAATCCTTCTGAAATTAAATATCTGCAGCATCGCGGCAGTGTGTATCAAGCTTCCGGAGAATATGAGTCAGCTCAAAAACAGTTTCAACAGACTAAAAAAATGGCACGGAGCTATCAGGAGTTATACAAGTTTGTTGCCAGTGGAGCCCTGGACAAGCCTAGCAAAGAAGATTGCCAGCAGATCGCCGCCCATCTGGAGACGCTGGGCAAAACTCAACAAGCCTTGTTATGGAAAAAAATTGCTGCCTCGATATGA
- a CDS encoding CRTAC1 family protein, which translates to MIRNTVLLLLTLLTIQGCNSQPSGKTESSQNVAAPPAANAPDQPAAVSVPSPFRFTDITPASGVDFTYYGNPSPQHYMVEQNGGGVACFDYDQDGQLDLFFSNGSHFDQPADKAGQTNQLYRATGQPGKTLQYTPVAPHAGVNTSGFGMGAACGDFDNDGFVDLYLCAYGKNTFWQNNGDGTFTDITEQTDTGDAKHWGTSAAFGDLDGDGDLDLYVTNYVEYAESDPPCYTTLNGRRIKISCGPIGRTAEPDVLFQNSGDGNFVDRSADAGITKPEAGKGLAVQIVDLDGDGLLDIFVANDMTDNFFFRNQGDFKFEEEALVQGVAVGDNGMPQSSMGIACADYNRNGRFDLFVTNFENSPNDFYEQIDSGIFLTSNTRLGLDTNSRPKLAFGTIAADFNLDQWPDLFIANGHIWDLNDGQTEHEYEMTQQIYLNQQGRRFLDVSRKSGSYFQEQVLGRAVASADLDNDGDTDLVCLPELKPATLLQNDSPHTGNSVRIKLIGTNSAREPLGVTLKATVDGVEQIFCVPAGGSFQSSSDSRVIIPTGDAKQIKRLTVVWPDGKSEHWKQIPVAPQVTLIQGIH; encoded by the coding sequence ATGATTCGCAACACGGTTCTCCTGTTACTGACTCTCCTGACGATTCAAGGCTGCAACAGTCAGCCTTCAGGCAAAACAGAGAGTTCCCAGAACGTAGCTGCCCCGCCTGCCGCTAATGCTCCAGATCAACCTGCGGCTGTCTCAGTTCCGAGCCCGTTTCGCTTCACAGACATCACACCGGCCAGCGGCGTCGACTTTACTTATTATGGAAACCCAAGCCCTCAACATTACATGGTGGAGCAGAATGGAGGGGGTGTTGCCTGCTTTGACTATGATCAGGACGGGCAACTGGATCTGTTCTTTTCCAACGGTTCTCACTTTGATCAACCTGCAGACAAAGCAGGACAGACGAATCAACTGTATCGCGCAACGGGCCAGCCTGGGAAAACCCTGCAATACACGCCCGTAGCCCCCCATGCGGGTGTGAATACCAGTGGATTCGGTATGGGAGCAGCCTGCGGTGACTTTGACAACGATGGCTTTGTCGATCTTTATCTTTGTGCTTATGGGAAAAATACGTTCTGGCAGAATAACGGCGATGGCACTTTCACAGACATTACTGAGCAGACAGACACAGGAGATGCCAAACACTGGGGAACCAGTGCCGCCTTTGGTGACCTGGATGGTGACGGCGATCTCGATCTTTATGTCACAAATTACGTGGAGTACGCAGAGTCAGATCCTCCCTGCTACACCACTTTGAATGGCAGGCGGATCAAAATTTCCTGTGGTCCCATTGGTCGCACCGCAGAGCCAGACGTCCTGTTTCAGAACTCCGGAGATGGCAATTTTGTCGATCGATCCGCGGACGCAGGAATCACAAAACCGGAAGCCGGTAAAGGACTCGCCGTACAGATTGTTGATCTGGACGGTGATGGTCTGCTCGATATTTTTGTCGCCAACGATATGACCGACAATTTCTTTTTCCGAAATCAAGGCGACTTCAAATTTGAGGAAGAAGCGTTGGTCCAGGGAGTTGCCGTGGGGGATAACGGCATGCCGCAATCATCGATGGGCATTGCGTGTGCTGACTACAACCGAAACGGACGTTTCGACCTGTTTGTCACCAACTTCGAGAATTCCCCCAATGATTTTTACGAGCAGATTGATTCCGGTATTTTCCTGACCAGCAATACACGCCTGGGTCTGGATACGAATTCCCGTCCCAAGCTCGCATTTGGAACGATCGCCGCTGATTTCAATCTCGACCAGTGGCCCGATCTGTTCATTGCCAACGGCCACATCTGGGATCTGAATGATGGTCAGACCGAGCATGAGTACGAAATGACACAGCAGATATATCTGAATCAACAGGGGCGGCGATTTTTAGATGTCTCCCGGAAATCAGGCTCCTATTTTCAGGAACAGGTTCTGGGACGCGCTGTGGCTTCTGCGGACCTGGACAATGATGGAGATACAGATCTGGTATGCTTACCGGAGCTAAAACCAGCCACGCTCTTACAGAATGACAGCCCTCACACTGGCAACAGCGTACGCATCAAACTCATTGGAACCAACTCAGCAAGAGAACCTCTCGGGGTGACACTCAAAGCGACTGTCGATGGTGTCGAACAGATCTTCTGTGTGCCGGCAGGGGGCAGCTTTCAGTCCTCCAGCGACTCAAGGGTCATCATTCCCACGGGAGACGCCAAACAGATTAAACGCCTCACCGTCGTCTGGCCCGATGGGAAGTCGGAACACTGGAAACAGATACCAGTTGCGCCACAGGTCACGCTGATCCAGGGAATTCACTAA
- a CDS encoding carboxypeptidase regulatory-like domain-containing protein has protein sequence MLQRISLCLAVCGLLVGLSGCGGGAEEKPLPNTVPVTGAVTMKGKPLVSATVTFVPQGETKGVECVGFTDEAGKYQLKQIRGGEGAPPGSYKVVINHFVKGDGSPIKIDGSEPPANLGAVESLPIKYSSFLDSKLTAQVSDAGGEFNFDLK, from the coding sequence ATGTTACAACGTATCAGCTTATGTCTGGCAGTTTGCGGTCTCCTGGTGGGGCTGTCGGGCTGTGGTGGCGGTGCTGAAGAAAAGCCGCTACCGAACACTGTGCCTGTTACTGGGGCAGTGACTATGAAGGGCAAACCACTGGTCTCAGCAACGGTTACTTTCGTCCCGCAGGGTGAGACCAAGGGCGTGGAATGCGTTGGCTTTACTGATGAAGCCGGTAAGTACCAGCTGAAACAGATCCGAGGTGGCGAAGGAGCTCCTCCGGGCAGCTATAAAGTGGTTATCAATCACTTCGTGAAGGGAGACGGTTCTCCTATCAAGATTGATGGCTCTGAGCCCCCGGCGAACCTTGGTGCGGTTGAATCACTGCCGATCAAGTACAGCAGCTTTCTTGACTCAAAACTGACTGCTCAGGTGAGCGATGCAGGAGGCGAGTTCAATTTTGATCTGAAGTAG
- a CDS encoding DUF1559 domain-containing protein produces MSKMQRPKRGFTLIELLVVIAIIAILIALLLPAVQQAREAARRSQCKNNLKQLGLALHNYHETFSVLPPAHIGRCTTPRLMASGLTMLLPYLDQAPLYNMYNSSGSATTHSSISTGPGTLSAGDDPVTNGNAAVVKTLVTVFLCPSDDGSYFIPSATGSYGISATNTGTGGAKTNYDFITITPYNSCENWTLTAPTSRCMFGDNSKCRMDDVKDGTSNTLMMGETTRTVYNGGTNAWGYRGHVMVGLNLVSYPINRFYYSSASPPEQPRGKLGSWAYSGSLHTGGAHFLLADGSVHFISENIDTTTRQNLARMSDGNVIGEW; encoded by the coding sequence ATGTCTAAGATGCAAAGGCCAAAACGGGGTTTTACCTTGATCGAATTGCTGGTGGTAATCGCCATTATCGCAATTCTGATTGCCCTTTTGTTACCTGCTGTACAGCAGGCCCGTGAGGCAGCCAGAAGATCCCAGTGTAAAAACAACTTGAAGCAGCTTGGACTGGCACTCCACAACTACCATGAAACATTTTCGGTTCTGCCTCCGGCGCATATCGGACGTTGCACGACTCCCCGGCTCATGGCCAGCGGTCTGACCATGTTGCTGCCTTATTTAGATCAGGCTCCCTTATACAACATGTACAACTCCAGCGGTTCTGCTACGACACACTCCAGTATTTCTACTGGTCCGGGCACTCTTTCCGCAGGAGATGACCCGGTGACTAACGGAAATGCCGCTGTGGTCAAAACACTGGTCACAGTCTTCCTGTGCCCTTCCGATGACGGATCTTACTTCATTCCTTCCGCTACCGGCAGCTATGGTATTTCTGCTACGAATACCGGAACCGGGGGCGCGAAGACCAACTATGATTTCATTACCATTACCCCTTACAACTCCTGCGAAAACTGGACTCTGACTGCACCAACCAGCCGCTGCATGTTCGGCGACAACAGTAAGTGCCGGATGGATGACGTCAAAGACGGGACGAGTAACACCCTGATGATGGGTGAAACTACCCGTACTGTTTACAACGGCGGAACCAACGCCTGGGGATACCGTGGACACGTAATGGTCGGTCTGAATCTGGTTTCTTACCCGATCAACCGCTTCTATTACTCGTCTGCCTCACCTCCAGAACAGCCCCGTGGAAAACTGGGTAGCTGGGCGTACTCCGGAAGTTTGCACACTGGTGGTGCTCACTTCCTGCTGGCAGATGGTTCGGTTCACTTTATCAGTGAGAACATCGACACTACTACCCGCCAGAATCTGGCACGTATGTCTGATGGCAATGTCATCGGAGAATGGTAA
- a CDS encoding FAD-dependent oxidoreductase, protein MKKKIALLCWLLSFFSENFLFAQQAEAQTDLLIVGGTESGWAAAIQAARLGVESITLVLDGDWLGGQYTEQALACVDENKGPGKVGWGVDWHPMKRSFHRSGLFKELMDRIEAFNTQKYGSPMPGRPFHGPSTFRPAEAEAIFRELLQPYIQSGQIRLITRHYPVKADIDRRGTHSRLTGLWFAPVGTETPDLHVRARMTIDASDWGEAIQVAGAAFEIGADPQSRYGEPSAPLDLKDYPPNEMNPITWAMILEESDGDTPIPKPERYDDRCFVRTSKLSFAEMKYLEWDRPLKKMGSIPHWPPAGQASPRQLSVFTVRRIVDGYTSKDHKTSILLNYMLGQDYPLERLPHHVCEALEATEPGASMKNIVLMNRRQREIIFDDAKRHSLCLLYHLQNFVHDRADDQTNSFRHFHLSDEFGTPDQLPPKPYIRESLRLKAMYMMREQDGRNMDGPTKKFARERFSRVMYPDGLFAWQFHYDFHRTGRTYLKSEGNRGPWIDYEKPGRNTSLVSDRSLFPLRSLVPVEMEGLLGAQKNVGYSSIVSAAIRLHDQCIAIGQAAGATAAVSLKEQVQPREIPYNRQQLEQVRHALCGESETGLAVLIWPFRDLAPAHPAFVAVNRLAARGALPLKVREVDFRPDQPATPEWRTATLELTMKALQDPDLVLSLPDNLSRGEFCQKLWSAIQGVPIRPYQRLTPDDADGDGIADADDPSLFTPGEPLQWMPEKLTADQDGQPEKNISNRARKFNFAGSKTPAISGFEADHGLPFKESRGFGWQQDLSRNVRERKQVPEAYRDTFIFTRSHATWECVLPRGSYRVTVCVGDAGHEQVGQWVTVEGNTLIEDQATVSGAFHEQSTTVDVSDGRLTIEIGKSGSTTNTCLNWIVLEPAP, encoded by the coding sequence ATGAAAAAGAAGATCGCGCTCCTCTGCTGGTTACTAAGTTTTTTTTCAGAAAATTTCCTGTTCGCTCAACAGGCCGAAGCGCAAACCGATTTATTGATTGTCGGTGGAACGGAATCAGGATGGGCGGCAGCCATCCAGGCGGCACGACTCGGGGTGGAATCGATTACCCTCGTGCTGGATGGAGACTGGCTTGGCGGACAGTACACAGAACAGGCGCTCGCCTGTGTCGACGAAAACAAAGGGCCGGGTAAAGTCGGCTGGGGCGTTGACTGGCATCCGATGAAACGCTCCTTCCACCGCAGTGGCCTGTTTAAGGAACTGATGGATCGGATCGAAGCTTTCAATACACAAAAATACGGATCGCCCATGCCGGGACGCCCGTTCCATGGACCCTCCACATTTCGCCCCGCCGAAGCCGAAGCCATCTTTCGTGAACTGCTCCAACCCTACATCCAGAGTGGCCAGATTCGACTGATTACCCGCCATTATCCCGTCAAAGCAGACATTGACCGGCGAGGAACTCATTCCCGGCTGACGGGCCTCTGGTTTGCACCAGTCGGGACAGAAACACCTGACCTGCACGTGAGGGCCAGGATGACGATTGACGCTTCTGACTGGGGAGAAGCAATCCAGGTTGCCGGTGCCGCATTCGAAATTGGAGCCGACCCGCAATCACGGTACGGAGAACCGAGTGCTCCCCTGGATCTGAAGGATTACCCACCCAATGAAATGAATCCGATCACCTGGGCCATGATCTTAGAAGAATCGGACGGCGACACCCCAATTCCCAAGCCGGAACGCTACGATGATCGCTGTTTCGTAAGAACATCCAAACTGAGTTTCGCTGAAATGAAGTACTTGGAATGGGACCGCCCCCTTAAAAAAATGGGCTCTATCCCCCACTGGCCGCCCGCCGGACAGGCTTCCCCCCGCCAGCTCTCTGTCTTCACGGTCCGACGAATCGTGGACGGTTATACCAGCAAAGATCATAAAACCAGCATTCTCCTGAATTACATGCTGGGCCAGGACTACCCCCTCGAACGACTTCCACACCACGTCTGCGAAGCTCTGGAAGCAACCGAACCAGGGGCTTCCATGAAGAACATTGTGTTGATGAACCGTCGCCAGAGAGAGATTATTTTTGATGACGCGAAACGGCATTCGCTCTGCCTGCTGTATCATCTGCAGAATTTCGTGCACGATCGAGCTGACGACCAGACCAACAGTTTCCGGCACTTCCACTTGAGCGACGAGTTCGGTACACCCGACCAGTTGCCCCCCAAACCTTATATTCGCGAATCACTGCGTCTGAAAGCCATGTACATGATGCGTGAGCAGGATGGCCGTAATATGGACGGCCCGACCAAGAAATTCGCTCGCGAACGGTTCTCCCGTGTCATGTATCCTGATGGACTGTTCGCCTGGCAGTTCCATTACGACTTCCACCGTACCGGACGTACCTACTTGAAATCCGAGGGTAACCGCGGCCCTTGGATCGACTATGAGAAACCGGGCCGGAACACGAGCCTGGTCAGCGATCGCAGCCTGTTTCCCCTGCGGAGTCTAGTTCCTGTGGAAATGGAAGGCTTGCTCGGCGCACAGAAAAATGTTGGCTACAGCAGTATCGTGAGTGCCGCGATTCGTTTGCACGACCAGTGCATCGCCATTGGTCAGGCAGCAGGTGCGACTGCTGCTGTCTCTTTGAAAGAGCAGGTCCAGCCACGCGAAATCCCCTACAATCGCCAACAGCTGGAACAGGTGCGGCATGCACTTTGTGGGGAATCAGAGACCGGTCTGGCAGTTTTAATCTGGCCGTTCCGCGATCTGGCTCCGGCACATCCGGCTTTTGTGGCCGTCAATCGACTCGCTGCCCGCGGGGCTCTCCCGCTCAAGGTCCGTGAAGTCGACTTCCGACCAGACCAACCCGCAACTCCCGAGTGGCGCACGGCCACGCTCGAGCTCACAATGAAAGCACTGCAGGACCCCGACCTGGTTCTGTCTCTTCCAGACAACCTTTCGCGAGGAGAATTCTGCCAAAAACTCTGGTCTGCCATTCAAGGAGTTCCCATCCGTCCCTATCAACGGCTTACACCAGACGACGCCGATGGGGACGGTATCGCGGATGCCGATGATCCCTCCCTTTTCACTCCGGGCGAACCACTGCAATGGATGCCTGAAAAACTGACCGCCGACCAGGATGGCCAGCCGGAAAAAAACATTTCAAACCGGGCTCGTAAATTTAACTTCGCTGGCAGCAAGACTCCTGCCATCTCCGGATTTGAAGCCGATCATGGGTTGCCTTTCAAGGAGTCCCGGGGTTTTGGTTGGCAACAGGATCTGAGCAGGAATGTGCGCGAACGAAAGCAGGTTCCGGAAGCCTATCGAGACACCTTCATTTTCACGCGAAGTCATGCCACCTGGGAATGCGTACTTCCTCGAGGCAGTTATCGAGTTACTGTTTGTGTCGGAGATGCCGGCCACGAACAGGTCGGGCAATGGGTGACAGTAGAAGGCAACACGCTGATCGAGGACCAGGCCACAGTCAGTGGCGCATTTCATGAGCAGAGCACAACTGTCGATGTTTCCGATGGCCGACTGACAATCGAAATCGGAAAGTCTGGCTCTACCACAAACACCTGCCTGAACTGGATTGTGCTCGAACCAGCCCCCTGA
- a CDS encoding DUF1501 domain-containing protein: MKFNLHSRTHSQHAFTAFNPLVPEGLVVQSRRNMLKASLAGLAGLTVPNLLRASDSLLSEGKSSLPKKSIILLWMTGGPSHIDTWDPKPDRPIQNRGPFGVTQTNVPGITITDRLPKQAAMMDRFTLIRSVDPKMSSHQPNQVMQTANLLATPRTNRKGDKYPAMASIVAKHHGSNHPGMPPYVAFMKHDSHIAWGGYLGKQYDPFIANDAADLPVYDMVGKDTGGMSGGKMFQFAPGLSFERMKSRRDLMLQFDNLRSDIDQAGSMNAIDSYSQRAYNMVLGKRVQQAFDLSQESAETRDRYGKHLWCQQALLARRLVEAGSSFVTLDLSYHTASGTWDNHGDNIPPYGGIKNGLGPLLPLFDHLLTTLVLDLEERGRLDDTLVIAMGEFGRSPMSGTQGSTDGRNHWPVVMSMCMAGGGLNHGQVIGASENDGSNIKHRPVRPGDLAATIYRYMGVPLDTHYVDDKGRPIPVIENGAPIHELF; the protein is encoded by the coding sequence ATGAAGTTCAATCTACATTCGCGCACACATTCACAGCATGCATTTACCGCTTTTAACCCGCTGGTACCGGAAGGTCTGGTTGTTCAAAGTCGGCGGAATATGCTCAAAGCCTCGCTGGCAGGCCTGGCAGGTCTGACTGTACCGAACTTGTTGCGTGCTTCTGATTCTCTGCTCTCAGAAGGCAAATCTTCACTCCCTAAGAAGAGTATCATCCTGCTCTGGATGACGGGCGGGCCCAGCCACATTGATACTTGGGATCCCAAACCGGATCGTCCGATTCAGAACCGGGGACCGTTTGGTGTCACTCAAACCAATGTCCCAGGTATCACGATTACCGATCGGCTCCCTAAACAGGCAGCGATGATGGATCGCTTCACGCTGATCCGCTCCGTCGATCCCAAGATGAGCAGCCATCAACCCAACCAGGTCATGCAAACCGCCAATCTGCTGGCAACGCCTCGTACAAATCGCAAAGGGGACAAATACCCGGCGATGGCTTCCATCGTCGCCAAGCATCATGGCTCAAATCATCCCGGAATGCCCCCCTACGTCGCCTTCATGAAACACGATTCTCATATAGCATGGGGAGGCTATCTCGGCAAACAATATGATCCCTTTATCGCCAACGATGCCGCCGACCTGCCCGTATACGACATGGTGGGTAAAGACACCGGCGGAATGAGTGGCGGCAAAATGTTTCAGTTCGCTCCCGGCCTGTCCTTTGAGCGTATGAAAAGTCGACGCGATCTGATGCTGCAGTTCGACAACCTGCGCAGCGATATCGATCAGGCGGGATCCATGAACGCCATCGACAGTTACAGTCAACGTGCCTACAACATGGTCCTCGGAAAACGGGTGCAACAGGCATTTGATCTGTCGCAAGAGTCAGCCGAAACACGTGACCGTTATGGAAAACACCTGTGGTGCCAGCAGGCGTTGCTCGCACGACGGCTGGTGGAAGCCGGCAGTTCGTTCGTCACCCTCGACCTGAGCTATCACACCGCTTCCGGAACCTGGGATAACCACGGTGACAACATTCCTCCGTATGGGGGCATTAAGAACGGCCTGGGGCCACTGCTCCCCCTGTTCGACCATCTGTTAACCACCCTTGTTCTCGATCTCGAAGAGCGAGGCCGACTGGATGATACCCTGGTGATTGCCATGGGCGAGTTCGGGCGATCGCCCATGTCGGGAACTCAGGGCAGCACCGATGGGCGCAACCACTGGCCGGTCGTCATGTCCATGTGCATGGCAGGCGGAGGTCTGAATCATGGTCAGGTGATCGGAGCCAGCGAAAATGATGGCAGCAACATCAAGCATCGGCCCGTTCGTCCGGGCGATCTGGCAGCCACCATTTACCGCTACATGGGCGTCCCCCTGGATACGCACTATGTCGATGACAAAGGACGCCCGATCCCCGTGATCGAGAATGGTGCTCCGATTCACGAATTGTTCTGA
- a CDS encoding ArnT family glycosyltransferase: MVIISDQELLQRSAEPAHDLFPVMRRASVMSPLVALLALGPGLLAFHSYRIDELSAWFGLQCLGKTHLLGDSGNALISQPPLVGWIFSGLLSIIGHWSSSLVLFSYFSTAAMLYVAYRLTRKVCNPRYALVYCFLLAFHPVVLKQIQLIEAPAFPILFALLTIWGFITHLQSESGVVSYKLMCGGISLGLCLLSGGVLALGVLLMLGVFIINPLYLPRGRSLADQQKLPGVKQVLRVWKSLLVLAFTGFAVGGWWELMAASQIEGFWSNWFAGTGQPTISFYWKAEFYPSYLARDVISSMGFLLGFAIFGLFHGIKRVLNPQGGNLQEIAWLRLVVIWALCGALFWWGVQYLPQMNTSTRAMWKLFFIIPMMAVVAWEFQQIALRRVGYPTVLAVFTLGVLAVIFINASNTDTLSPLISSRFLRQLIILGLSLVMVLWYSHRFKKEHAHRIVEVALVLALSVLHVVYGVFSIPKPHPAGERLLQFENQLRLTENVGDCFLVSKSDQVPLELKFLVFYLWGDIELKQIQGAVLPQDLQIPDRTHADEPGEKQVIIRWGASPVALRNILNADFVLKPVAQPDVYKNQELQADLVSKAPPGF, translated from the coding sequence TTGGTAATCATCAGTGATCAGGAGCTTTTGCAGCGATCTGCAGAACCTGCTCATGATTTATTTCCCGTGATGCGTCGTGCTTCCGTAATGTCGCCCCTGGTGGCGTTGCTGGCGCTGGGACCGGGGTTACTGGCCTTTCATTCCTACCGGATTGATGAACTCTCTGCCTGGTTCGGATTACAGTGCCTTGGGAAGACGCATCTGCTGGGCGACAGTGGCAATGCACTGATATCTCAGCCCCCCCTGGTCGGCTGGATCTTCTCCGGTTTGTTGTCGATCATCGGGCACTGGTCTTCATCGCTGGTTCTGTTTTCCTACTTCTCGACAGCAGCGATGTTGTATGTCGCATATCGACTGACTCGTAAAGTCTGTAATCCGCGGTATGCGCTGGTCTATTGCTTCTTACTTGCATTCCATCCGGTGGTGCTCAAGCAGATTCAACTGATAGAAGCGCCTGCGTTCCCCATTCTGTTTGCCCTGCTGACGATCTGGGGCTTCATTACACATTTGCAGTCTGAATCGGGTGTTGTCTCGTACAAACTCATGTGCGGAGGGATATCGTTGGGGCTCTGTCTGTTGTCGGGAGGAGTTCTGGCACTGGGAGTGTTACTAATGCTCGGGGTGTTTATTATCAACCCCCTGTATCTGCCCCGCGGTCGTTCCCTGGCAGATCAACAGAAGCTGCCAGGGGTGAAGCAGGTATTGAGAGTCTGGAAATCACTTCTGGTTCTGGCCTTCACGGGTTTTGCCGTCGGGGGCTGGTGGGAACTGATGGCAGCTTCTCAGATTGAAGGCTTCTGGTCCAACTGGTTCGCAGGCACCGGTCAGCCCACGATCAGCTTTTACTGGAAGGCGGAATTTTATCCATCATACCTGGCCAGGGACGTCATTTCTTCCATGGGCTTCCTGTTGGGGTTTGCCATCTTCGGCCTGTTTCACGGTATCAAACGAGTATTGAATCCGCAGGGAGGAAATCTGCAGGAGATCGCCTGGTTGCGTCTGGTCGTCATCTGGGCATTGTGTGGTGCCTTATTCTGGTGGGGCGTGCAATACCTGCCGCAGATGAATACCAGTACCCGGGCCATGTGGAAGCTGTTCTTCATCATTCCCATGATGGCGGTCGTTGCCTGGGAATTCCAGCAGATCGCTCTACGACGAGTAGGCTATCCGACTGTGCTGGCGGTATTTACCCTCGGAGTCTTGGCGGTGATTTTCATCAATGCTTCTAATACGGATACGCTCAGTCCATTGATCAGCTCGCGTTTTCTGAGGCAGTTGATCATTCTGGGTTTATCACTGGTGATGGTGCTCTGGTACAGTCATCGATTTAAGAAAGAGCATGCCCACAGGATTGTCGAAGTCGCGCTGGTGCTGGCTTTGTCTGTTTTGCATGTGGTCTATGGTGTCTTTTCCATTCCTAAACCTCACCCGGCTGGCGAACGGCTGCTGCAGTTTGAGAATCAACTGCGATTGACTGAAAATGTGGGAGACTGTTTTCTGGTCAGCAAGAGTGACCAGGTGCCTCTGGAACTGAAATTTCTGGTGTTCTATCTGTGGGGTGATATCGAACTCAAGCAGATACAGGGGGCGGTGTTGCCCCAGGATCTTCAGATTCCTGATCGCACTCATGCGGATGAACCTGGTGAGAAGCAGGTGATAATTCGCTGGGGGGCATCTCCTGTTGCGTTACGTAATATCCTGAACGCGGATTTTGTCTTAAAGCCTGTTGCACAGCCCGATGTTTACAAAAATCAGGAATTGCAGGCGGATCTCGTCAGTAAAGCACCACCTGGTTTCTGA
- a CDS encoding BON domain-containing protein: protein MSQHISIDRAHQLNELISHAISQTSLASRQNVQYRVEQEQVYLTGIVSSYYEKQLAQESVSRIQGVRQVHNSLNVEPASRAALSVDIP, encoded by the coding sequence ATGTCGCAACACATCAGCATTGACCGCGCCCATCAGCTGAATGAGCTGATCAGCCATGCCATATCGCAAACCAGTCTGGCTTCTCGTCAGAATGTGCAATATCGAGTCGAACAGGAACAGGTCTACTTGACCGGGATTGTCAGCAGCTATTATGAGAAACAGCTGGCTCAGGAGTCAGTCAGCCGCATCCAGGGGGTCAGACAGGTCCACAACAGCCTCAATGTGGAACCAGCCTCCCGAGCGGCTCTCAGCGTGGATATCCCCTGA